The window CCGCTtagacattttaaaaactttaTGCTATTTTTTGCTATATATTTGGTAATTTTGCATCCCCATATGTTAGCAATAATGGGGGAAAAGAATTAGCTCTTTTTCAAACCACTTTATATAATTACCAAAAAATAGAgtcatacaaaaaatatattaattggGTAATAATAACATAGCAATAATGTGTTACCAGGAAGTAGTCCCAAGgagtatgtatatgtatttaaaAGCAGCACATAAATTATATCAGTTCAGTTTGactcaattttgtaattatatttatgttattttacGTAGGAGAAAATGATTAATctcattttcccccctttttaacgcATTCATTTTCGACATTTTCTATCCCCATATCTGCCCTTAAAATAACagtaatacatataatgtcTGTGCAATGCGCTAGGATTACCCACccatattttaaaacaaaatagtaATATAACATTATTTGAAATGCAGGGAAATCAAAGAAATTACTTcgcatttgcaaaattgtacaCACTTCTCCAAATTACTCAATTATAATGGATAAAAAGGCTCTCTCAAAAATAGACATTTCTGCTGTTAAAAACTATTTACATTTTGGAATTGCCTTCTTTCTTAAAATTCGTTCGCGCCTCATTTCTATGTACCTAAAATTTGTAGAATTCATTCATGCAATATTAGTAgacaatatttaaaataaggTTAACTCGAAAGTAAACGTGTATGAACTAAACACAGTGATGCAGTTTTAATGGACACAtcgaaataattatttataataaagaaaaatttattgtcCAAATTTATCAATGGACAATTCGTTGATAAAGAGAAAACTAAATATATAGCATAATGCGGAAAAaacatgtaaatttttcaaaaacatattttgttCCGTATGCGTAACGTAACAAGTCAGTAAATTAGAACAGTGTAAAACAAAAACGTGCCATATGGTATCATATTTTAGAGTAGTTTCTTccgaaaaatattaatatcaTTTCGATtaaatgttttcttttttcattccatgAATGATACtgagataaatatatagtgatatataaataatggaCACGCTTTTCGAAACTACTCAAATTTAATCCCCATTGTTACGAAAAAGTAATCAATAAAATGTTAACGAACTATGTAACATTACTCTGTATATTTAGGTTCCTTCAAAACTACAAGAAATTCCATACGCTTTGATTATGATTGCTGAAGATGTTGTAAAGATAACCCTCGATTTGCTAGATCAAGAAGTAAAGCTTAATCTTTTCTAAAAATAactatttataaaatatccTCCTAGCATATCAGTGCttcttaaaatgaaaaaatattcttatgtatattttaatttccttttattcATAGGATGCATTACTGCAAGAATCGAAACTAAAACTCCTccatacaaaatttgaaaatgcaaaagacACCTTGATTTCTCACGATATATGCAGTCTTACAAATAACTCTGACAAGCCAGCTGCAGTTCACCCTAATATTGATCAATTTTGCAAACATATTGGGAATATATTAACCAAAATGGATGATATTTGCCAAGATCATGCTGATGCAAGTATCGGCAACTGCTGCGACTATTTCGTGCATTTtgtgtatgaaaaaattatagaaaacAAATATGATGTCTTTAATACCCGATGGCCTTACAAAAAAACTCAGAAACTCATTATAAGTAATAACTCCGTTAGCGGTAAAAAGCATAAATGTAATGAAAATTTCTTGACACTGTTAGATGCGAACTTACTAAAAATTAAGGAAGCGCTGTATAACTTTTTACAACATTATGACAGtgtataaaatttattgaatGGAGAATCTCCTAACCGGGATAAATACTGCAGGTATATAGAACACCATTTTTCGTTATACAAACAGGTGCTAAAGCTAGGTCAGTCAAAATCAGTAAGAGATTATAGCGatgaaataaagaaattcagaaacaaattttatgccAGGGAAATTACGCTCCTTGAAAGTAAATGTAATGACACCTCTAAAAGGTCCACATTCTTTAAAGAGTATAAGCATAAACACCTATCCGACGAAGAACAAACAACATATATGAAACAAATTGATGGCGAGATTCTCAACAAACCGGTCATAAACGTAAGCGGAACTCCTAGAGGAATACACAAATATGTGCATCGCCATATTTCTATTACAATTACATTTGTAAATCTTAATTTGCAGACACATATACTaatataaacaataaaaaaaatatttcacatgaaacaatttttccctatttatgcattttcatttctctcttaatttttagtatgatattttttatgaagaagaTGTGTATCAAGAAATGGAACAAATGGCTGAGAGAAGTGTAAATTCCATGCCTGGTATTACTTATCACtgtaataaaatgataaatgatCCTATTGAAAACGATACTGTGATTGCAAAATTGTGTGaactttttataatatatttttgtatttgaaaaattataataattctaATTCATCTGGTCATGAGAAATATCtggaatatataaattattggTTAAaccacaaattaaaaaactatGAAAGAACTCCTGAATACTTTATACAATTTCTTAATGAACGTTTAGACAAAAGATTTTCGGCATTTGATGATTACAACAAATTTAAGGAAAAGGTATATAATATGGACAACAATATTTACAGTGAAATGAGCATGCTGCATAATTTGTAccttaattttaataaaattaataacgaAATCATAAGCGAAAGTGAATGCTAAAatcaatgcaaaaaatgtgccgATATTTTTGAGCAGGGATTGAATCTATATTATAAGAGAAAAAgtcgtaaatttttcaaagagttcacaaaattttggtCCACACATAATAACTGTTTTAAAAGTGATCCCAAAGCTTGTAAACTTGACCATTCacaaaaattgccaaaaattaaaacgttGGAAGAACATGAAAGGGAGACGTTTTTGAAAGAATCCTTACAATCGTGTGAATACTTAAGCTCCAACAATTTAGACATATTTCCCCAatcaaataataattatgtacCTAATTATTTTCTGTTACAATTAATTATGTAGCTATGTAACTCAAAAAATTTCTCACTTACAATACTCAAAAGAATGTTCTCTATGATGAACCATATGCGcaattcttattttttttctttttgcttcaATTTCAGGCAGAAATCTTGAAAGATTTGTCCGCGGATAAAGCAAAGAAAATCTTTGAACGTTAAttcatataataaatttatatgtgGAAAATACTGTGGAATGTTAACTTCTTCTGGTAGTAATAACTTGACTAAATTGCTTTGTGCGAAGCttgaaaagaaattaacCAGTTTATCTGATGTGCTCAAATGTGTAACATACCCAGATGATCATTGCTCTTATTTGACATATTGGACTTACGATAAAATTGTTAGTATCCTAAATAACATTTGAACGAATGTTCACTACATCAGTGTTATTCAAGAAATTAACGAAGTAATATATCGTGTTAATCATGAACTGGAAAAACAGGGTAAAGGTTGCTTGTATAATCTGCACAGCAATGTTGATCACTGGAAAGATAAGAAAGTTTTGCATGACTATTTTATGGTTTTTGAAAACCTAAAAACGCATTCatcttgtaaaaaaaataataggaaaaaatgttgtgATTATGCTAATCATATTAACGGActatataaaaagtacataGTTGATTGTTGCACTTGTTAATTCCATTCAAAAGAATGCCATAACAACTGCGATTATTTTAAGTGTGATCAGAGTTATAATCCGT of the Plasmodium cynomolgi strain B DNA, scaffold: 0062, whole genome shotgun sequence genome contains:
- a CDS encoding hypothetical protein (putative), giving the protein MDDICQDHADASIGNCCDYFVHFVYEKIIENKYDVFNTRWPYKKTQKLIISNNSVSGKKHKCNENFLTLLDANLLKIKEALYNFLQHYDSVLKLGQSKSVRDYSDEIKKFRNKFYAREITLLESKCNDTSKRSTFFKEYKHKHLSDEEQTTYMKQIDGEILNKPVINYDIFYEEDVYQEMEQMAERSVNSMPGITYHCNKMINDPIENDTKYLEYINYWLNHKLKNYERTPEYFIQFLNERLDKRFSAFDDYNKFKEKVYNMDNNIYSEMSMLHNLYLNFNKINNEIISEKFTKFWSTHNNCFKSDPKACKLDHSQKLPKIKTLEEHERETFLKESLQSCEYLSSNNLDIFPQSNNNYAEILKDLSADKAKKIFER